One genomic window of Deinococcus planocerae includes the following:
- a CDS encoding glucosamine-6-phosphate deaminase gives MAGGVKVEVLEDADALARRAADLIGDAVRAKPALSVLVATGNTPMATYAELARRGLDASRLTAVQLDEYLGVGEDDPRSLWGWMRRAFVEPLGVGKVVRLGGGIFDPDTACRRYEAEVSALGGIDLAVLGLGPNGHLGFNEPPCGRGAPTRVVTLTPESLASNAGYWDGQAVPRRALTAGMDVILSARQILLLVSGEHKRDILARTLKEPPTPAVPASWLQGTQATVLADRAAWPGTAPA, from the coding sequence ATGGCGGGCGGGGTGAAGGTGGAGGTGCTGGAGGACGCGGACGCCCTCGCCCGCCGCGCTGCCGACCTCATCGGGGACGCGGTGCGGGCCAAACCGGCGCTCTCGGTCCTCGTCGCCACCGGCAATACCCCGATGGCGACGTACGCGGAGCTGGCCCGGCGGGGGCTGGACGCCTCACGCCTGACCGCCGTGCAGCTCGACGAGTACCTCGGGGTGGGCGAGGACGACCCGCGCTCGCTGTGGGGGTGGATGCGCCGCGCCTTCGTGGAGCCGCTGGGGGTGGGGAAGGTCGTCCGGCTGGGGGGCGGAATCTTCGACCCCGACACGGCCTGCCGCCGCTACGAGGCGGAGGTTTCGGCCCTCGGCGGGATCGACCTCGCGGTCCTGGGGCTGGGGCCGAACGGGCACCTGGGCTTCAACGAGCCGCCGTGCGGGCGGGGCGCGCCGACGCGGGTGGTGACGCTGACGCCGGAGAGCCTGGCGAGCAACGCCGGGTACTGGGACGGGCAGGCGGTGCCCCGGCGGGCGCTGACGGCGGGGATGGACGTGATCCTGTCCGCGCGCCAGATTCTGCTGCTCGTGAGCGGCGAGCACAAACGGGACATCCTCGCCCGCACCTTGAAGGAACCGCCCACGCCCGCGGTGCCCGCCTCGTGGCTCCAGGGGACGCAGGCGACGGTCCTGGCCGACCGCGCCGCGTGGCCGGGGACGGCCCCCGCGTGA
- a CDS encoding glycoside hydrolase, whose product MASIKLAYIGGGSTRAPGTVASFIRQSENFAGSEIVLVDLDAGRLDLVRRLAERMIEAQGADLRVTATTDREAALPGCDAVLSSFRPGGFEARALDERIPLSHGAIGQETQGAGGFFMALRALHVTRGLVSDMARLCPGATLFNYTNPVNIIAQAVADHSEVPVISLCEGPIVFPLELAHMAGLDPARVRATMVGLNHACWSVEAEYDGEPLLPLLERALEEGVEDSWDRRLLHLAVTIGSLPASYMKYYFYEEDMLAELRAKSTTRAQDILAEVPDYWAHYREQVEAPEPTLDPARSRGGIFELEVAVDVMDAVFNDRGEVWPCNVVNGGAIADFPHGQVVEVPCRVDRRGARPLSGFRVPSPVRGLLDALGEYQQLAADAGWHGSRGDALRALVSNPLVRTLPLAERLYGDLARAHREYLPERLW is encoded by the coding sequence ATGGCGAGCATCAAGCTGGCATACATCGGCGGCGGCAGCACCCGCGCGCCGGGCACGGTGGCGTCGTTCATCCGGCAATCGGAGAACTTCGCGGGGTCGGAGATCGTCCTCGTGGACCTCGACGCGGGGCGGCTGGACCTCGTGCGGCGGCTTGCGGAGCGGATGATTGAGGCGCAGGGCGCCGACCTGCGGGTGACGGCGACCACCGACCGCGAGGCCGCCCTACCCGGCTGCGACGCGGTGCTGTCGAGTTTCCGGCCCGGCGGCTTCGAGGCGCGGGCGCTCGACGAGCGGATTCCGCTCTCGCACGGCGCTATCGGACAGGAGACGCAGGGGGCGGGGGGCTTTTTCATGGCGCTGCGGGCGCTGCACGTCACGCGCGGGCTGGTCTCGGACATGGCGCGGCTGTGCCCGGGGGCGACCCTCTTCAACTACACCAACCCCGTGAACATCATCGCGCAGGCGGTGGCCGACCATTCGGAGGTCCCGGTCATCTCGCTGTGCGAGGGGCCCATCGTGTTCCCGCTCGAACTCGCGCACATGGCGGGTCTCGACCCGGCGCGGGTGCGGGCCACGATGGTCGGCCTCAACCACGCCTGCTGGAGCGTGGAGGCGGAGTATGACGGGGAACCGCTGCTGCCGCTCCTCGAACGCGCGCTGGAGGAGGGCGTGGAGGACTCCTGGGACCGCCGCCTCCTGCACCTCGCCGTCACGATAGGGTCCCTGCCCGCCTCGTACATGAAGTACTACTTCTACGAGGAGGACATGCTGGCCGAGCTGCGCGCCAAATCCACCACGCGCGCCCAGGACATCCTCGCGGAGGTGCCCGACTACTGGGCGCACTACCGCGAGCAGGTGGAGGCCCCGGAGCCCACCCTCGACCCGGCCCGCTCGCGCGGCGGCATCTTCGAGCTGGAGGTCGCGGTGGACGTGATGGACGCGGTGTTCAACGACCGGGGCGAGGTGTGGCCGTGCAACGTGGTGAATGGCGGGGCCATCGCCGACTTCCCCCACGGGCAGGTCGTGGAGGTGCCGTGCCGGGTGGACCGCCGGGGTGCGCGTCCGCTCTCGGGCTTCCGGGTGCCGTCCCCCGTGCGGGGTCTGCTGGACGCTCTCGGCGAGTACCAGCAACTTGCGGCGGACGCGGGGTGGCACGGGTCGCGCGGGGACGCCCTGCGTGCCCTCGTCAGTAACCCCCTCGTCCGCACGCTGCCCCTCGCCGAGCGGCTGTACGGCGACCTCGCGCGAGCGCACCGCGAGTACCTGCCGGAGCGGCTGTGGTGA
- a CDS encoding class I SAM-dependent methyltransferase yields the protein MNEQTGDPSLPSTAQAYWEQRYQDHPRPWTGRPNAILARWVEALTPGTALDLGCSEGNSAVWLAGQGWQVTGVDISATALERAARHAADAGVGARTHFEQHDLEVSFPAGQFDLVYALYLQSPVAFPRDAVLRRAADAVAPGGLLLVIEHASAPSWVREPKVQYPTAREALDSIGLNLDGWDLLFLGTPERAVTETTGPDGQPGTIRDNIIALRRLGP from the coding sequence ATGAACGAGCAAACAGGCGACCCCTCCCTCCCGTCCACCGCCCAGGCGTACTGGGAGCAGCGGTACCAGGACCACCCCCGGCCCTGGACCGGGCGACCCAACGCCATCCTGGCGCGGTGGGTGGAAGCGCTGACGCCGGGCACCGCCCTCGACCTGGGGTGCAGCGAGGGCAACAGCGCCGTCTGGCTGGCCGGGCAGGGCTGGCAGGTCACCGGCGTGGACATCTCGGCCACGGCTCTGGAACGCGCCGCCCGCCACGCCGCCGACGCGGGGGTGGGCGCCCGCACCCACTTCGAGCAGCACGATCTGGAAGTGAGCTTTCCGGCGGGGCAGTTCGATCTGGTGTACGCGCTCTACCTGCAATCGCCCGTCGCGTTTCCCCGGGACGCGGTGCTGCGGCGGGCCGCCGACGCCGTGGCCCCCGGTGGGCTGCTGCTGGTGATCGAGCACGCCTCGGCGCCCTCCTGGGTGAGAGAGCCGAAGGTCCAGTACCCGACCGCGCGGGAAGCGCTCGACTCCATCGGCCTGAATCTTGACGGGTGGGACCTTCTCTTTCTGGGAACCCCGGAACGGGCCGTGACCGAAACGACCGGCCCGGACGGTCAGCCGGGCACGATCAGGGACAACATCATCGCGCTTCGGCGGTTGGGGCCCTGA
- a CDS encoding NAD(P)/FAD-dependent oxidoreductase yields the protein MLYDALVIGGSYAGLSGAMQIARSGRPVCVLDGGRPRNRFAAHSHGFFGQDGQAPRQMIARARADLAAYPNVTLLDTLATRARRDGDAFCVTLASGGTLRARKLLLAYGVVDLLPDLPGVAERWGRTVLHCPYCHGYEVRGERLGVLSVLPQSTHQALLISDWGPVTFFLNGGPPPDAVTLAKFAQRGITVEPAPILGLEGDLPALEGVRLTGGPLVPVGALFLASRVRPASDLATQLGCAPVDGPQGPMIQTDAGKQTSVPGVYAAGDLTPGIGNASMAAADGVFAGASLHQSLIFGPLSALEPVASD from the coding sequence ATGCTTTATGACGCTCTGGTGATCGGCGGCAGCTACGCCGGGCTGTCCGGCGCGATGCAAATTGCCCGCAGTGGCCGCCCCGTCTGCGTCCTGGACGGCGGGAGGCCCCGCAACCGCTTCGCCGCCCACTCCCACGGCTTTTTTGGTCAGGACGGGCAGGCCCCGCGCCAGATGATCGCCCGCGCCCGCGCCGACCTCGCCGCCTACCCCAACGTGACCTTGCTGGACACCCTGGCGACCCGTGCCCGACGTGACGGGGACGCTTTTTGCGTCACCCTCGCCTCCGGGGGGACCCTCCGCGCCCGGAAGCTGCTGCTGGCCTACGGGGTCGTGGACCTGTTGCCCGACCTGCCCGGCGTGGCCGAGCGCTGGGGACGGACCGTGCTGCACTGCCCGTACTGCCACGGCTACGAAGTCCGGGGCGAGCGGCTGGGCGTGCTGAGCGTGCTGCCGCAGTCCACCCACCAGGCCCTGCTGATCTCGGACTGGGGCCCCGTCACCTTCTTCCTGAACGGCGGGCCGCCGCCGGACGCCGTGACGCTGGCGAAGTTCGCCCAACGCGGGATCACGGTCGAGCCCGCGCCGATCCTGGGGCTGGAGGGTGACCTCCCTGCGCTGGAAGGCGTGCGCCTCACGGGTGGCCCCCTCGTTCCCGTGGGCGCCCTCTTCCTGGCCTCACGCGTCCGTCCGGCCAGTGACCTCGCCACGCAACTGGGCTGCGCCCCCGTGGACGGCCCGCAGGGACCGATGATCCAGACGGACGCGGGCAAGCAGACCAGCGTGCCGGGCGTGTACGCGGCGGGTGACCTCACGCCGGGCATCGGCAACGCCTCGATGGCCGCCGCCGATGGGGTGTTCGCCGGAGCCTCGCTGCACCAGTCGCTGATCTTCGGGCCGCTCTCGGCGCTGGAGCCGGTGGCGTCGGACTGA
- a CDS encoding Rrf2 family transcriptional regulator: MNLDSRLSSVLHLLLHLMESRQAIPSGRLATAMNSNPVVVRRTMAGLRDAGLVTSEKGHGGGWRLACDPARTTLLDVYRALGSPTLFAVGNRSQSPTCLIEQAVNAALDDTLREAGALIAARLQTLTLAALARDFESRRHLSLCAPQENTHAL, encoded by the coding sequence ATGAACCTCGACAGCCGCCTCTCCAGCGTGCTTCATCTGCTGCTGCACCTGATGGAGTCCCGGCAGGCCATCCCCTCCGGGCGCCTCGCCACCGCCATGAACAGCAACCCCGTGGTGGTCCGCCGCACGATGGCCGGGCTGCGGGACGCGGGCCTGGTCACCTCCGAAAAGGGGCACGGCGGCGGCTGGCGCCTGGCCTGCGACCCGGCCCGGACGACCCTGCTGGACGTGTACCGGGCCCTGGGCTCGCCCACCCTGTTCGCCGTCGGCAACCGCTCGCAGAGCCCGACCTGCCTGATCGAGCAGGCCGTCAACGCGGCCCTGGACGACACTTTGCGGGAGGCGGGCGCCCTGATTGCCGCGCGGCTCCAGACCCTGACGCTGGCGGCTCTGGCGCGCGACTTCGAGTCTCGCCGCCACCTGTCCCTCTGCGCCCCACAGGAGAACACCCATGCTTTATGA
- a CDS encoding glycoside hydrolase family 3 N-terminal domain-containing protein → MTAPTASDPRKLLTVSLPMHPLGPAERRFFERHPVGGVCLFRGSLTRLEDVARLVTDLRGVLGPDVLVSIDQEGGSVVRLPGLPVSPGGRVLGEGDDPERTRRVSNGMARGLRALGINVNFAPLLDVNTNPRNPVIGERAFGETVEVVSRHGLTFLRGHHAAGVMAVAKHYPGHGDADVDSHLALPTLDCTQADLDAVELAPFRAAIEAGLASVMTAHLLLPRIAPEPATISPHILGDLRSRLGFGGLVYTDALHMGALLDLYPQAESARRSIEAGADHALVFAPDLAGQDPVVRDFAAAPPSDEAVARSLRRWRAALARFPFPEPDLRALEDVLGDGAVWQDIEDAARAAVRVRGEVPLPLAREARLLALVPASSDGGAASDRVPLAQGLTALLREHFPACEVVAYGPDVPDPGDLARFDAAVLFTARRVALDAEVDLARGLAAHPRALHVNLWNPELSAELPLPAVNTFGFQPASLRAAVSGLAGGR, encoded by the coding sequence ATGACAGCCCCCACCGCGTCCGACCCCCGCAAGCTGCTCACGGTCAGCCTGCCCATGCACCCCCTCGGCCCGGCGGAGCGGCGGTTTTTCGAGCGGCACCCGGTCGGCGGCGTGTGCCTCTTTCGCGGAAGCCTCACGCGGCTGGAGGACGTGGCGCGGCTGGTGACCGACCTGCGGGGGGTGCTCGGCCCGGACGTGCTCGTGAGCATCGACCAGGAGGGCGGGTCGGTCGTGCGGCTGCCGGGGCTGCCCGTTTCGCCGGGCGGGCGCGTGCTGGGCGAGGGGGACGACCCGGAGCGGACCCGGCGCGTCTCGAACGGCATGGCCCGGGGGCTGCGCGCCCTGGGCATCAACGTCAACTTCGCGCCGCTGCTCGACGTGAACACCAACCCGCGCAACCCGGTCATCGGGGAGCGGGCGTTCGGGGAGACGGTGGAGGTCGTGAGCCGCCACGGCCTCACGTTCCTGCGCGGGCACCACGCGGCGGGGGTGATGGCGGTCGCCAAGCACTACCCCGGCCACGGCGACGCCGACGTGGACTCGCACCTCGCCCTGCCGACGCTGGACTGCACCCAGGCCGACCTCGACGCGGTGGAGCTCGCGCCGTTCCGGGCAGCGATAGAGGCCGGGCTCGCGTCCGTCATGACCGCCCACCTGCTGCTGCCACGCATTGCGCCCGAGCCCGCGACGATCAGCCCGCATATCCTGGGCGACCTGCGTTCCCGGCTGGGCTTTGGCGGGCTGGTGTACACCGACGCCCTGCACATGGGCGCCCTGCTGGACCTCTACCCTCAGGCCGAGTCGGCCCGCCGGAGCATCGAGGCCGGGGCCGACCACGCGCTGGTCTTCGCCCCCGACCTCGCGGGGCAGGACCCCGTGGTGCGAGACTTTGCCGCCGCGCCGCCGAGTGACGAGGCGGTGGCCCGCAGCCTGCGGCGCTGGCGTGCGGCCCTCGCCCGCTTCCCCTTCCCCGAGCCCGACCTCCGCGCGCTGGAGGACGTGCTGGGAGACGGCGCCGTGTGGCAGGACATCGAGGACGCCGCCCGCGCCGCCGTGCGGGTGCGGGGTGAGGTCCCACTCCCCCTTGCCCGGGAGGCGCGCCTCCTCGCCCTCGTGCCCGCGTCCTCCGACGGCGGGGCCGCGAGCGACCGGGTGCCACTCGCCCAGGGGCTCACCGCGCTGCTCCGCGAGCACTTCCCGGCGTGCGAGGTCGTCGCGTACGGCCCGGACGTGCCCGACCCCGGCGATCTCGCCCGCTTCGACGCCGCTGTCCTCTTCACCGCCCGCCGGGTCGCGCTGGACGCCGAGGTGGACCTGGCCCGCGGGCTCGCCGCCCACCCGCGCGCCCTGCACGTCAACCTCTGGAACCCGGAGTTGAGCGCCGAGCTGCCGCTGCCTGCCGTGAACACCTTCGGCTTTCAGCCCGCCAGCCTGCGGGCCGCCGTGTCAGGGCTCGCGGGCGGGCGCTGA
- a CDS encoding glycoside hydrolase family 125 protein: protein MTHSSLQAPLDEVRRVFATRPDVARVFARCLPNTLETTVQPRGDGTTFVVTGDIPAMWLRDSAAQVWPYLALCAGDAEVRALLGGVIRQHARHLLTDPYANAFNAEPNGAGHAGDEPTRHPLVWERKFELDSLCYPLRLAHRYWRVTGDAEPLRGEFQDAARTILDVMRTEQHHAGRSRYTFFRPGDVAPTDNLPNGGAGNPVAYTGMVWSAFRPSDDACTRNYHVPGNMMAVVELRHLAEIAREVWGDEAFAGEALSLADEIERGIETHAVVEHPTYGRMYAYETDGLGHHVLMDDANVPSLLSIPYLGYRPASDETYRNTRAFVLSPDNPYFYRGTFAEGIGSPHTPAPHVWPLALAMRGLTATDGDERDEMLHTLCATTAGTDLMHESFHPDDPAVFTREWFGWANSLFSELVLRGLEDGRPTSAPAREP from the coding sequence GTGACCCATTCCAGCCTGCAAGCCCCTCTTGACGAGGTGAGGCGCGTCTTTGCCACGCGACCGGACGTGGCGCGCGTCTTCGCCCGCTGCCTGCCGAATACCCTGGAGACCACCGTGCAGCCGCGCGGGGACGGCACGACCTTCGTGGTGACGGGCGACATCCCTGCGATGTGGCTGCGCGACTCGGCGGCGCAGGTGTGGCCGTACCTCGCCCTGTGCGCGGGGGACGCGGAGGTGCGCGCCCTGCTGGGCGGCGTGATCCGCCAGCACGCGCGGCACCTCCTCACCGACCCCTACGCCAACGCCTTTAACGCCGAGCCCAATGGCGCGGGCCACGCGGGAGACGAACCCACCCGCCATCCCCTCGTGTGGGAGCGCAAGTTCGAGCTGGACTCGCTGTGTTACCCCCTGCGTCTCGCCCACCGTTACTGGCGGGTGACGGGCGACGCCGAACCTCTGAGGGGCGAGTTTCAGGACGCGGCACGGACCATCCTAGACGTGATGCGCACCGAGCAGCACCACGCCGGGCGCAGCCGCTACACCTTCTTCCGACCGGGCGACGTGGCCCCCACCGACAACCTGCCCAACGGGGGAGCGGGGAACCCGGTGGCGTACACCGGCATGGTCTGGTCCGCCTTCCGCCCCAGCGACGACGCGTGCACGCGCAACTACCACGTCCCCGGCAACATGATGGCGGTCGTGGAACTGCGCCACCTCGCCGAGATCGCGCGGGAGGTGTGGGGGGACGAGGCTTTCGCGGGCGAGGCCCTGTCCCTGGCGGACGAGATCGAGCGCGGCATCGAGACCCACGCGGTCGTCGAGCACCCCACCTACGGGCGGATGTACGCCTACGAGACCGACGGGCTGGGCCACCACGTCCTGATGGACGACGCCAACGTGCCGAGCCTGCTCTCGATTCCCTACCTGGGCTACCGTCCCGCGAGCGACGAGACGTACCGAAACACCCGCGCCTTCGTGCTCAGCCCGGACAACCCGTATTTCTACCGGGGAACGTTCGCGGAAGGGATCGGCAGCCCGCACACGCCCGCGCCGCACGTCTGGCCCCTCGCGCTCGCCATGCGGGGACTAACGGCCACCGACGGGGACGAGCGGGACGAGATGCTGCATACGCTGTGCGCCACGACCGCCGGAACTGACCTGATGCACGAGAGCTTCCACCCGGACGACCCGGCGGTGTTCACCCGCGAGTGGTTCGGCTGGGCCAACAGTCTCTTCAGCGAGCTGGTGCTGCGCGGCCTGGAGGATGGGCGGCCCACCTCAGCGCCCGCCCGCGAGCCCTGA
- a CDS encoding LacI family DNA-binding transcriptional regulator, translated as MTDLVSPPSVAPPPTPATLADVARLAGVSKMTASNVINGKPGMSEATRQRVLHAVEQTGYVANPAARRLAGRRSNLIGVLAPRYGVPYVTELLHGALGAAEDAGMNLAVFTTSGRVSLERERAALLRTLADGVLLILPSGDEHQMFEGAVPVVTAGSLSPYSVRGDNAHGGLLVARHLLALGHRRVAYIRGPEGVWVHREESRARERGLRDGLREGGVDLPPPYVAAGDFTEVGGERAAHELLRLPEPPTAIFAANDSAALGVLRAAEGCGVRVPGELSVVGYDDVGAAARGRPPLTTVRQPLPEMGGAAVRMLLDLVRGVSPAPPPPFPTTLIVRDSTGPPPPPSR; from the coding sequence ATGACGGACCTCGTGTCGCCGCCTTCCGTTGCCCCGCCGCCGACCCCGGCCACCCTGGCGGATGTCGCGCGCCTGGCGGGGGTGTCGAAGATGACGGCCTCGAACGTCATCAACGGGAAGCCCGGCATGAGCGAGGCGACGCGGCAACGGGTCCTGCACGCCGTCGAGCAGACCGGGTACGTGGCGAATCCGGCGGCGCGGCGGCTGGCGGGGCGGCGCAGCAACCTGATCGGCGTGCTGGCCCCGCGCTACGGAGTGCCCTACGTGACCGAGCTGCTCCACGGTGCACTGGGCGCCGCCGAGGACGCGGGCATGAATCTGGCGGTGTTCACCACCTCGGGGAGGGTGAGCCTGGAGCGCGAGCGGGCGGCCCTGCTGCGGACCCTCGCGGACGGGGTGCTGCTGATCCTACCCAGCGGGGACGAGCACCAGATGTTCGAGGGGGCCGTGCCGGTGGTCACCGCCGGGTCTCTGAGCCCCTACAGCGTGCGGGGCGACAACGCGCACGGCGGCCTCCTCGTCGCCCGGCACCTGCTGGCGCTGGGCCACCGCCGGGTGGCGTACATCCGGGGGCCGGAGGGTGTCTGGGTCCACCGAGAGGAATCGCGGGCGCGCGAACGCGGCTTGCGCGACGGGCTGCGGGAGGGCGGCGTGGACCTCCCCCCGCCGTACGTGGCCGCCGGGGACTTCACCGAAGTCGGCGGGGAGCGCGCCGCCCACGAGCTGCTGCGCCTGCCCGAGCCGCCCACCGCCATCTTCGCGGCCAACGACTCGGCGGCCCTGGGGGTGCTGCGCGCCGCCGAGGGTTGCGGGGTGCGCGTGCCCGGGGAGCTGTCGGTCGTGGGCTACGACGACGTGGGGGCCGCCGCGCGGGGCCGCCCGCCCCTGACCACCGTGCGCCAGCCGCTCCCCGAGATGGGCGGGGCCGCCGTGCGGATGCTGCTCGACCTCGTGCGCGGCGTGTCGCCCGCCCCGCCCCCGCCCTTTCCCACCACCTTGATCGTGCGTGACTCCACCGGGCCCCCGCCCCCCCCGTCCCGCTGA
- a CDS encoding ABC transporter substrate-binding protein, translating into MKPVTRLAAPLALLTAALGAFALAQQPKTTFTVVRAAQWGAQNLNPFSPGDQHLQATNSAIYETLFYVNGLNGKVTNVLGTRYAWSPDNRTLTVTTRPGVRWHDGRAFTANDVAFTFNYLKQYPALDLSGLWKNGLTGVRASGNTVTFTFNRANTPIFFYLALTPIVPQHLWSSVTDPLTYTNSKPVGTGPFTFDAYSQQAVRVLKNPNYWIKGQPYVDAVVWRATNGNDAALLQLLKGEADYGYVGIPDPKGGFADKGPNFSYWWPTNNSNFLYFNTTKAPFNDPAFRRALASAINTKDVAQKAYSGVLNAAPASAVIPAQQAQWLPASMKGMAPKYDPAAADRALTAAGYRKNAQGVRLGKDGQPLPAFKILVGAGWTDFITMAQVVGDNLKRVGINTSIDQQTWSSYSGGLQTATYDMGISWGWGNGPSPYYLFYSSFSPELSAPVGKTAPSNLSRYTNPNLTKAIAAFRSTSDPAAQKQAVSTMISTVARDMPWVPLTDRAQFSLYNTSKFTNFPTAQNPYNDGSPDDVPGARLMYLNVKPK; encoded by the coding sequence ATGAAGCCAGTGACCCGCCTTGCCGCCCCCCTCGCCCTGCTCACCGCCGCCCTCGGGGCCTTCGCCCTCGCCCAGCAACCGAAGACCACCTTCACGGTCGTGCGCGCGGCGCAGTGGGGCGCGCAGAACCTCAACCCCTTTTCGCCCGGGGACCAGCACCTCCAGGCGACGAACTCGGCGATCTACGAGACGCTCTTTTACGTCAACGGCCTGAACGGCAAGGTCACCAACGTCCTGGGGACGCGGTACGCCTGGAGCCCGGACAACAGGACGTTGACGGTCACGACCCGGCCCGGCGTGAGGTGGCACGATGGCCGGGCCTTCACGGCAAACGACGTGGCCTTTACCTTCAACTACCTCAAGCAGTACCCGGCGCTCGACCTCAGCGGGCTGTGGAAAAACGGCCTGACGGGCGTGAGGGCGAGCGGCAACACCGTCACTTTCACCTTCAACCGCGCGAACACCCCGATCTTTTTCTACCTGGCGCTGACGCCCATCGTGCCCCAGCACCTGTGGAGCAGCGTCACGGACCCGCTGACCTACACCAATTCCAAGCCGGTCGGCACCGGGCCCTTCACCTTCGACGCCTACAGCCAGCAGGCGGTGCGGGTGCTGAAAAACCCCAACTACTGGATCAAGGGCCAGCCCTACGTGGACGCGGTGGTGTGGCGCGCGACGAACGGCAACGACGCCGCGCTGCTGCAACTCCTCAAGGGCGAGGCCGATTACGGCTACGTCGGGATTCCCGACCCCAAGGGAGGCTTCGCCGACAAGGGCCCGAACTTCAGCTACTGGTGGCCGACGAACAACTCCAACTTCTTGTACTTCAACACCACGAAGGCCCCCTTCAATGACCCCGCCTTCCGCCGCGCCCTGGCATCGGCGATCAACACGAAGGACGTGGCGCAAAAAGCCTACTCGGGCGTGCTGAACGCCGCCCCGGCGAGCGCGGTGATTCCCGCCCAGCAGGCGCAGTGGCTGCCCGCCTCCATGAAGGGCATGGCTCCCAAGTACGACCCCGCCGCCGCCGACCGGGCGCTGACCGCCGCCGGGTACCGCAAGAACGCGCAGGGCGTGCGCCTGGGCAAGGACGGCCAGCCTCTCCCGGCCTTCAAGATTCTCGTCGGCGCGGGCTGGACCGACTTCATCACGATGGCGCAGGTCGTGGGCGACAACCTCAAGCGGGTCGGCATCAACACCTCCATCGACCAGCAGACGTGGAGCAGCTACTCGGGCGGGCTCCAGACCGCGACCTACGACATGGGCATCAGTTGGGGCTGGGGCAATGGGCCTTCCCCGTATTACCTCTTCTACTCGTCGTTCTCGCCCGAACTCAGCGCCCCCGTGGGCAAGACGGCCCCGTCGAACCTCTCGCGCTACACCAACCCGAACCTCACGAAGGCCATCGCCGCCTTCCGCTCCACCAGCGACCCCGCCGCGCAGAAGCAGGCCGTCTCCACCATGATCTCGACCGTGGCGCGCGACATGCCGTGGGTGCCCCTCACCGACCGCGCGCAGTTCTCGCTGTACAACACCAGCAAGTTCACGAACTTCCCGACCGCGCAAAACCCCTACAACGACGGCAGCCCCGACGACGTGCCCGGCGCACGGCTGATGTACCTCAACGTCAAGCCCAAGTGA
- a CDS encoding ABC transporter permease, whose translation MPYLLRKFGVLLFTLWVAVTLNFILPRLVPGDPIGAMIAKYQGRLDPQAVTALTKAYGLDNQGTLIEQYFQYLGRLLRGDFGRSIGQFPTPVSDIIAQAAPWTIGLIGVTTILSFLLGSAFGLYSAWRRGGRVADALPPLALFLNSMPYFWFALLLLYFLAYRQSVFPLSGNLDPFLTTFSPQWWSSMLHHAVLPALTIIVTSAGGWLITMRNNVMNVMGEDYLAFARAKGLSDGRILNRYILRNALLPSFTAFGIALGFVVGGSILTETVFSYPGLGLYLYQAVVGLDYPLMQAIFLFIALAVLIANFIVDALYAVLDPRVRDGRVT comes from the coding sequence ATGCCCTACCTCCTGCGTAAGTTCGGCGTCTTGCTGTTCACCCTGTGGGTGGCGGTGACCCTCAACTTCATCCTGCCGCGTCTGGTGCCGGGCGACCCCATCGGCGCGATGATCGCCAAGTACCAGGGGCGGCTCGACCCGCAGGCGGTCACGGCGCTCACCAAGGCTTACGGCCTCGACAACCAGGGCACCCTGATCGAGCAGTACTTCCAGTACCTCGGGCGGCTGCTGCGCGGCGACTTCGGGCGTTCCATCGGGCAGTTCCCGACCCCGGTGAGCGACATCATCGCGCAGGCGGCGCCGTGGACCATCGGGTTGATCGGCGTGACGACCATCCTGTCGTTCCTGCTCGGCAGCGCCTTCGGGCTGTATTCGGCGTGGCGGCGCGGGGGCCGGGTGGCCGACGCCCTGCCGCCGCTCGCCCTCTTCCTGAACTCCATGCCGTACTTCTGGTTCGCGCTGCTGCTGCTGTACTTCCTCGCGTACCGGCAGAGCGTCTTTCCCCTCAGCGGGAACCTCGACCCCTTCCTGACGACCTTCAGCCCCCAGTGGTGGAGTTCGATGCTGCACCACGCCGTGTTGCCCGCGCTGACCATCATCGTCACGTCGGCGGGCGGCTGGCTGATCACCATGCGCAACAACGTCATGAACGTGATGGGGGAAGATTACCTCGCCTTCGCGCGGGCCAAGGGCTTATCTGATGGCCGCATCCTGAACCGCTACATCCTGAGAAACGCCCTGCTGCCCTCCTTCACCGCCTTCGGCATCGCGCTGGGGTTCGTGGTGGGCGGCTCGATCCTCACCGAGACGGTGTTCTCGTACCCCGGCCTGGGGCTGTACCTGTACCAGGCGGTCGTGGGGCTCGACTACCCGCTGATGCAGGCGATCTTCCTCTTCATCGCGCTGGCGGTCCTCATCGCCAACTTCATCGTGGACGCGCTGTACGCGGTCCTCGACCCGCGCGTGCGGGACGGGAGGGTCACGTGA